A single region of the Pelobates fuscus isolate aPelFus1 chromosome 4, aPelFus1.pri, whole genome shotgun sequence genome encodes:
- the CCDC166 gene encoding coiled-coil domain-containing protein 166: protein MGDLGVSTLDSLKEKYLQEDLNNIAQDINCLTKAISSIKEENYFLNEESDTVERENKGFTGFLSKRSERLHGAAISLNEYNHRKLQEVKREKEEMVQKMQMKETDMRNELMDKEHALSIVLKELEELQPYKDLEAEQMVKIEELSQEIIKMRKLYIGKEREVKHTFLKNKERLTQESRKKVARLSKRAKKQAILSLQAHIGKVKEEHFKIRDIAARLCHRNMLLYELKCRLQRHNHKLLDSLQYQERLYNMRHTALHQRNTGQFTEVEAEREDVLTTANEKVKLKKASTI from the coding sequence ATGGGTGATCTAGGTGTCTCCACGTTGGACTCCTTGAAGGAGAAGTATTTGCAGGAGGATTTGAATAACATAGCTCAAGATATAAACTGTTTGACCAAAGCCATCAGCAGCATAAAAGAGGAAAATTATTTCCTAAATGAAGAGTCCGATACGGTCGAGAGGGAGAACAAGGGCTTTACTGGTTTCCTGTCCAAGCGATCGGAGCGATTGCACGGCGCAGCCATCTCTCTGAATGAGTACAACCACAGGAAACTGCAAGAagtaaaaagagagaaagaagaaaTGGTCCAGAAGATGCAGATGAAAGAGACGGATATGAGGAATGAACTGATGGACAAAGAGCACGCGCTTTCTATAGTGCTTAAAGAACTGGAGGAACTCCAGCCTTATAAAGACCTGGAAGCAGAGCAAATGGTCAAAATTGAGGAGCTGTCCCAGGAGATAATAAAGATGAGGAAGCTTTACATTGGCAAGGAGAGAGAGGTGAAACATACATTTCTTAAAAACAAGGAACGGCTTACCCAGGAGTCCAGAAAGAAGGTTGCCCGGCTGTCCAAAAGAGCAAAGAAACAGGCGATTCTTTCTCTGCAAGCTCACATCGGGAAGGTCAAAGAGGAGCATTTCAAAATACGAGATATAGCGGCAAGACTATGCCATCGCAATATGCTGCTGTATGAGCTCAAGTGCAGATTGCAGAGACACAACCACAAACTTCTCGATAGTCTGCAATACCAGGAGCGGCTTTACAATATGAGGCACACCGCACTTCACCAGAGGAACACAGGACAATTTACTGAAGTCGAGGCTGAGAGGGAAGACGTATTGACGACTGCCAATGAGAAGGTCAAGTTGAAAAAAGCTTCAACTATCTAA